TATCTacagtttttttttgggggGTTAATTGTGAAATAGATGAAAAACTGCAAGATCCtttacaatatttatttattaaattattatgatcatttaataatgtaGACAATATTTGACTAAATGAACTGTCTATTATATGATTAGAATCTTCATTAagatttttaaattgatCAGCAAAATTTGCAGCATATTTCGAATATTCTTTGCAAAACGATTTTTGATCAGAAATTTCatgatacaaataatataatatattaaatgggGCTTCAagtttaaatatttcattaatattcatatccatcaaatctttttttttatttataatatcctTATAAGTCGAACCATcaccatttattttatctttataacacttatttttttctatataattattataaaaatcattTAGATTTGTGactgtattatttttctttatttttagtttATAAATTAACCATAAAATAGCGTATTCGGCAAGTTTATCATCGTCTAAATTACACTTCTTCTTTAAATCTTTTAGCAAATGAATAACACCCGAACTAGTCAtttcaaaataatcaaGACATTTATTACTATCTGATCTATCCTCGTAATCACAATAATTGTGGATTTCTTCATTAGTTACTTGAGTTTTTGTTCCATCCTTTTCATCctcataaaaatagttacTGATCGTCTTAATTGTACTATactacaaatatattttatgaattaaacaaaaaaacgtattaatataaatgctaatcaaatgaaaattaatataatttatggaCGATACAACATATAAAACACATGCGAagagaatattttatttaaaaaattgtataccACATCCTCAATCTTATAACTTGATTCTGCCATAATTTGGAGATTATGAgggataataatatttatatatattacgtAAATATTTGTTGTATCTATTTAAGCTCTTTGCATATCAATTATATTTCGTTAAACATggtatacatattttatggcAATTAAcatcataattttcatttctttGAACCATGTTTtactaatttatatataatacaacaTGTGCATGATactactatttttttaataaaaaactttcaaatattatatactatacacatataaagaactaacaaataatatatattgtatttaaattgttaaaatGTTCGTTATGCCTCATTACTTGTGtatcattaatatattaatgtattctattattttgtataatatgttgaatcttatttataaacaatataaaataatttttgttttaaatataatatttaaaaataaatggtgtgtatttattttcctaaATGTGTGAAATATAGTGTGTAAAcgttttgatttatttataccGATTAAAAGCATTTTAAAGTGtgcaataattttttatatcctaATATCcatctatatatat
This portion of the Plasmodium chabaudi chabaudi strain AS genome assembly, chromosome: 3 genome encodes:
- a CDS encoding CIR protein; translated protein: MAESSYKIEDVYSTIKTISNYFYEDEKDGTKTQVTNEEIHNYCDYEDRSDSNKCLDYFEMTSSGVIHLLKDLKKKCNLDDDKLAEYAILWLIYKLKIKKNNTVTNLNDFYNNYIEKNKCYKDKINGDGSTYKDIINKKKDLMDMNINEIFKLEAPFNILYYLYHEISDQKSFCKEYSKYAANFADQFKNLNEDSNHIIDSSFSQILSTLLNDHNNLINKYCKGSCSFSSISQLTPQKKTVDNSVKDSGETLGDTPDATPSSSSTLNTVIPVLSTFSVISLFLVVSYKYSLFGIDKLFQRQYRRNKLKKTTKKMELNI